Proteins encoded in a region of the Vicia villosa cultivar HV-30 ecotype Madison, WI linkage group LG5, Vvil1.0, whole genome shotgun sequence genome:
- the LOC131604663 gene encoding uncharacterized protein LOC131604663, producing MLRVLYRSIYFNFYQVQWNDTRQPKGTKSAAFASYIGCITRRFVPITVENWRSKDDILKTYKQNIWDEIQKAYVIGDERRNFIISEAGKLFRAFKVKLRIKYLKDKDGNVNKKPPEKYSYITQEQWDKFVAHCTSDDFQKLSSENRKRALNPLYPYRKSRLGYARLEEEMKQKSNEERIPRFELWKAARVNKDGDIDNDNVQKIVDKCEALTQSLTEEERGEDLGRNDILFQALDLPEYSGRVRSYGFGVSAKDIFPRQAPPTQAHIDKIYLMFNTLTKRLETLESEKLEREKKERTQADEISERHESEKVVERQQSKEVGRMRSIDEIVERKQAEEVGGRRSPDKVVETRHPSDKDSCNPGAVDSIPKGISSINMYLSSPNRHLVARGKLYNIGSDVVHGIKLLPGYVKVMIEVPIVSDAPLPISVEYGDVSMVGQAIGTIVPWPFKLVDFVNECQKIPRKFQRKDKNVQYSAESIASPIKNSENPKIQELPSKVGGSTSSSTLQFLDMYVKMMMKPESVIEITMEKNIFGEEFQEHVHVENIKELIDHKWLSATVITIYVRYLYDKFITPNGLVNKFSFISPYVSSDDKEGKNIAKLLLINKEFKERMILAPYNFGNHWVLLVINLNAEIIYYMNSVNVEHDNYHDLKMKFEK from the exons ATGTTAAGAGTACTTTATCGatccatttattttaatttttatcaggTTCAATGGAATGATACACGCCAACCAAAAGGAACCAAAAGCGCGGCTTTTGCTAGTTACATTGGATGTATTACTCGTCGGTTTGTTCCAATTACCGTGGAAAATTGGAGATCAAAAGACGACATCTTGAAAACTTATAAACAAAATATTTGGGATGAGATTCAG AAAGCTTATGTGATAGGAGATGAACGTCGCAATTTTATAATTAGTGAAGCTGGAAAGTTGTTTAGGGCATTTAAAGTCAAATTAAGAATTAAATACCTAAAAGATAAGGATGGTAATGTTAATAAAAAACCGCCGGAAAAATATTCTTACATAACACAAGAGCAATGGGATAAGTTTGTCGCTCATTGCACGAGTGATGATTTTCAG AAACTTAGTAGTGAAAATCGAAAGAGAGCATTAAATCCTCTATATCCGTATAGAAAATCACGTTTGGGGTACGCTCGTCTTGAAGAAGAAATG AAACAAAAGTCAAATGAAGAGAGAATACCCCGTTTTGAGTTGTGGAAAGCTGCCCGTGTGAATAAGGATGGAGATATTGACAATGATAATGTTCAAAAAATTGTGGATAAATGT GAGGCATTAACACAGTCTTTAACTGAAGAAGAGAGAGGAGAAGACCTTGGTCGTAATGACATATTATTTCAGGCATTAGATCTTCCAGAGTACTCTGGGCGTGTGAGGAGTTATGGTTTTGGTGTAAGTGCTAAAGACATATTTCCACGTCAAGCCCCCCCTACACAAGCACACATTGATAAAATTTATCTCATGTTCAATACATTGACTAAGAGATTGGAGACACTAGAGAGTGAGAAATTagagagagaaaagaaagagaGGACACAAGCTGATGAAATATCAGAGAGACATGAATCTGAAAAAGTGGTTGAGAGGCAACAAAGCAAAGAAGTGGGAAGAATGCGATCAATAGATGAAATTGTAGAGAGGAAACAAGCTGAAGAAGTGGGAGGGAGGCGATCACCTGATAAAGTTGTAGAGACACGACATCCTAGTGACAAGGATTCTTGCAACCCTGGTGCAGTTGATAGCATTCCAAAg GGCATCTCTTCTATCAATATGTATCTATCATCTCCAAATCGACATTTGGTTGCTCGTGGGAAATTATATAACATTGGTAGTGATGTCGTGCATGGCATAAAATTACTACCCGGATATGTTAAAGTTATGATTGAAGTTCCTATTGTGTCAGATGCTCCACTGCCTATATCTGTTGAATATGGTGATGTCTCGATGGTTGGTCAGGCAATAGGTACAATCGTTCCATGGCCATTTAAATTAGTTGACTTTGTTAATGAATGTCAAAAG ATACCTCGTAAATttcaaagaaaggataagaatgtCCAATATAGTGCTGAATCAATTGCATCACCAATCAAAAATTCCGAAAATCCAAAAATTCAAGAGTTGCCATCTAAAGTTGGGGGTTCAACTAGTTCTTCTACTTTACAATTCCTTGATATGTATGTAAAAATGATGATGAAGCCCGAGTCGGTAATTGAGATAACCATGGAGAAAAATATATTTGGTGAGGAATTTCAAGAGCATGTACATGTGGAGAACATAAAGGAACTTATTGATCACAAGTGGTTAAGTGCTACTGTTATTACAATATATGTCAG GTACTTGTATGACAAGTTCATTACTCCGAACGGATTAGTGAATAAGTTCTCATTCatatctccatatgtctcaagtGATGATAAAGAAGGTAAAAACATAGCAAAATTACTCTTGATAAATAAAGAGTTCAAGGAAAGGATGATTCTTGCCCCTTATAATTTTGG GAATCATTGGGTGTTGCTTGTCATCAATCTCAATGCTGagattatatattatatgaatTCGGTGAATGTTGAGCATGATAACTATCatgatttaaaaatgaaatttgaaaagtAA